The region GCAATTGTTCAAAAATCATCTACGGGAGCAGGAACAAACGTTATTGCAGGTTTGGCGACAGGAATGATCTCGACATTTCCAACGGTATTGTTATTTGCTGTTGCCATTTGGATTTCTTACGCTTTGGCGGGATTTTATGGAGTGGCATTAGCGGCTTCAGCAATGATGGCTACTACTGCAATGCAATTAGCAATTGATGCATTTGGACCAATTTCTGATAACGCAGGAGGAATTGCTGAAATGAGTGAATTACCAAAAGAAGTTCGTACAAGAACCGATATTTTAGATTCTGTTGGAAATACTACTGCTGCAACTGGAAAAGGGTTTGCTATTGCATCTGCAGCCTTAACATCATTGGCTTTATTTGCAGCTTATGTAACCTTTACCGGAATAGACGGAATTAATATTTTCAAAGCGCCGGTTTTAGCCATGTTATTTGTCGGCGGAATGATTCCTGTGGTTTTCTCTGCTTTAGCAATGAATTCTGTTGGAAAAGCAGCAATGGATATGGTTTACGAAGTACGTCGCCAATTCAAAGAAATTGCCGGAATTATGGAAGGAACTGCAAAACCGGAATACGGAAAATGTGTTGAGATTTCTACAAAAGCCGCTTTACGTGAAATGATGCTTCCTGGAATTTTAACTATCGGATTTCCAATTTTGATTGTATTGATTGGGAAATTGGTTTATTCAGATAATAATCAGTTAATTGCTGAAATGCTAGGAGGGTATATGGCTGGAGTTACTGTTTCGGGTGTTCTTTGGGCAGTTTTCCAAAACAATGCCGGAGGTGCTTGGGATAATGCTAAAAAATCTTTCGAAGCGGGAGTTATGATTAATGGAGAAATGACATACAAAGGTTCAGATGCACATAAAGCGGCTGTGACCGGAGATACTGTTGGAGATCCGTTTAAAGATACTTCAGGACCATCAATGAATATCTTGATTAAATTAACTTGTTTGATTGGATTGGTAATTGCTCCGATTTTAGGAGAAGGTCATTCGCCATCTGATATTGCAGGAAAAGCTTCTTGCTGTGCAAAAACAGAAATGCATGCAGATGGATTTTCTAAATGCGGTGACATGTCTGGAATGACAAAAGAAGAATGTATTAAAATGTGTAAAGAAAAAGGCTGTTCTCCGGAAGAAACTGCTAAATGTTTAGCACATTTTGATAAAACTGGAAAATATCAAAAGACCGATTGTTTTGACACCAGTAGATATGAGAAAAAATCGGTTAGTGTTGAGGTTAAAAATATAAACGGAAAAACTACAGGAACCGTTACTAAAACAGAAAATGGTAAAACAATAACTGAAGTTTTTGAAGGAACAGAAGAAGAAGTTTTGGCGAAAGTGGAAGCAGCAAAATAGAAAATAGATAACTATTCAGACTTATCCTAACAGGTTTTACAAACCTGTTAGGATATCTAAATAAAAAGCCTCCAATTTTGGAGGCTTTTTTTATTGATTCAAAACATATTCTTTAATTAAGGTCGAGGCGGGAATATGAAGTTTTTCATTAAGAACTCTAATTTGTTTTATTGTCAACGCTCTTTTACGATTAAACAATTCTGAAACTCTGGAACGACTATTTAGAATGACTCCCAAATCGGCATCAGTTAAACCATTTTGTTCCATCATAAACTTAATAGCTTCAATTGGATCGGGTTCGGGAATAGGATAATGAATCTCTTCATATTTTTCTATTAATGTAACTAGAATATCGAGCTCATCTCCTTCAGGTGTATCAGGTTTTGCATCAAAAAGAGAATTAGCTCTTTCCAAGGCTAGATTGTAATCTTGCTCTGTTTTTATTGGCTTTATATTCATCTTACATGTTTTTTATGTCTGTTAAATCATCATATTCCTTATGTGTGCCTACAAAGAGAATGTATATGATTTGAGTTTCGTAATTAATCTTTACA is a window of Flavobacterium crocinum DNA encoding:
- a CDS encoding sodium-translocating pyrophosphatase, yielding MNAFMIYLPIVMAVLGLLFMGIKRSWVLKQDAGDGKMKEISDYIYEGALAFLKAEYKLLTIFVIIASLALAGITFIPGVKTHLLIVIAFIFGALFSAYAGNIGMKIATKTNVRTTQAARTSLPQALKVSFGGGTVMGLGVAGLAVLGLTAFFIIFFNLFSGGVWKDTDTMTVVLETLAGFSLGAESIALFARVGGGIYTKAADVGADLVGKVEAGIPEDDPRNPATIADNVGDNVGDVAGMGADLFGSYVATVLAAMVLGNYVIKDMGGSINDAFGGIGPILLPMAIAGFGIIFSIIGTLLVKISDDNAREAQVQKALNVGNWVSIVLTAVACFFLVQYMLPETMQMSFFGEGSKAISSMRVFYATLVGLVVGGAISSVTEYYTGLGTKPVLAIVQKSSTGAGTNVIAGLATGMISTFPTVLLFAVAIWISYALAGFYGVALAASAMMATTAMQLAIDAFGPISDNAGGIAEMSELPKEVRTRTDILDSVGNTTAATGKGFAIASAALTSLALFAAYVTFTGIDGINIFKAPVLAMLFVGGMIPVVFSALAMNSVGKAAMDMVYEVRRQFKEIAGIMEGTAKPEYGKCVEISTKAALREMMLPGILTIGFPILIVLIGKLVYSDNNQLIAEMLGGYMAGVTVSGVLWAVFQNNAGGAWDNAKKSFEAGVMINGEMTYKGSDAHKAAVTGDTVGDPFKDTSGPSMNILIKLTCLIGLVIAPILGEGHSPSDIAGKASCCAKTEMHADGFSKCGDMSGMTKEECIKMCKEKGCSPEETAKCLAHFDKTGKYQKTDCFDTSRYEKKSVSVEVKNINGKTTGTVTKTENGKTITEVFEGTEEEVLAKVEAAK
- a CDS encoding helix-turn-helix domain-containing protein; this encodes MNIKPIKTEQDYNLALERANSLFDAKPDTPEGDELDILVTLIEKYEEIHYPIPEPDPIEAIKFMMEQNGLTDADLGVILNSRSRVSELFNRKRALTIKQIRVLNEKLHIPASTLIKEYVLNQ